A genomic window from Fusarium falciforme chromosome 2, complete sequence includes:
- a CDS encoding MFS domain-containing protein codes for MEGSSKNHPTTDATSPVGHDENPNAEMGESNISVAPERGAEKPNEPTVRKPAENADRTILNDPESMSRVESGPPYSSFSKNTKRWITAMVTTASFVSPLTANIYFPALNPIAEDLDVSVSLINITLTSYMIFQGLSPTIFGDLGDMAGRRPAYILAFLIYICANIGLALQRNYVALLVLRCLQSAGSSGTLVLGFAVIADISSTAERGKYMGIVGAGINVGPALGPVLGGVLSQFLGWPAIFWFCTIFSVSWLVPWVLSAPETCRNVVGNGSIAPQRWNRSLLDLYKHRDDATSQNIPKREFKFPNPLKTLGIVFEKEMALILFINAMIYLGFILVAATMSTLFKEIYGYNDLEVGLCYLPYGAGCAGAVVAQGYVLDWNYRRIAKSIGFTIDRRRGDDLARFPIETARIQPLYPTLFLGIGALIAYGWALEVETSVAVPLVLVFLIGMLIPTSFSVLNTLIVDLNPQAPATATAANNLVRCLFGAAATAAIDSMIKGMGRGWCFTFLALINLALMPVLRQLDKRGLQWRAARAKREVSNAAA; via the coding sequence ATGGAAGGGAGCAGCAAGAATCACCCAACAACGGACGCTACCAGCCctgttggccatgatgagaatCCCAACGCAGAGATGGGCGAATCGAACATATCAGTAGCGCCCGAGCGCGGGGCTGAGAAGCCTAACGAACCGACCGTTCGGAAGCCTGCAGAGAATGCGGACCGGACCATCTTGAACGACCCAGAAAGCATGTCAAGAGTCGAGAGCGGACCGCCCTACAGCAGCTTCTCCAAGAACACCAAGCGATGGATCACGGCCATGGTGACAACCGCAAGCTTTGTTTCACCCCTGACCGCCAACATCTATTTTCCAGCCCTGAACCCAATCGCCGAAGACCTGGACGTTTCCGTTTCGCTTATCAATATCACGTTGACGTCTTACATGATCTTTCAAGGGCTGTCCCCCACCATCTTTGGGGACCTTGGTGACATGGCAGGACGTCGACCAGCCTACATCCTGGCCTTCCTGATATACATCTGCGCGAATATTGGGCTCGCCCTACAGCGGAATTATGTCGCGTTACTGGTATTACGATGTCTTCAGAGTGCCGGGAGTAGCGGGACCCTGGTGCTCGGTTTCGCCGTGATTGCAGACATCTCGTCGACGGCTGAGAGGGGCAAATACATGGGAATTGTAGGTGCTGGTATCAACGTCGGACCAGCACTGGGACCAGTGTTGGGGGGTGTGCTGAGCCAGTTTCTCGGATGGCCCGCCATCTTTTGGTTCTGTACCATCTTCTCTGTCTCGTGGCTCGTTCCTTGGGTCCTCTCAGCCCCAGAAACATGCCGGAATGTGGTTGGTAATGGGTCGATAGCACCGCAGCGATGGAACAGGTCACTTCTGGACCTCTACAAGCATCGCGATGACGCTACATCTCAGAACATTCCCAAGCGGGAGTTCAAGTTTCCTAACCCCCTGAAAACCTTGGGCATTGTGTTCGAAAAAGAGATGGCTCTCATCCTGTTCATCAACGCTATGATATATCTTGGTTTCATCCTAGTGGCAGCAACCATGTCCACCCTGTTCAAAGAGATATACGGATACAACGACCTCGAGGTCGGACTCTGCTACCTCCCTTACGGCGCTGGATGCGCTGGCGCGGTCGTTGCTCAAGGGTATGTCCTGGACTGGAATTATCGCCGCATTGCCAAAAGCATTGGCTTCACCATCgatcgtcgtcgaggagatgATCTCGCAAGATTCCCAATAGAGACTGCCCGGATCCAGCCTTTGTACCCTACACTGTTTCTCGGCATTGGGGCTCTTATTGCATATGGTTGGGCGTTGGAGGTTGAGACATCAGTTGCCGTACCGCTGGTCTTAGTATTTCTCATTGGCATGCTGATTCCAACGTCGTTCAGCGTCCTCAACACGCTGATCGTTGATCTCAACCCCCAGGCGCCCGCAACTGCCACTGCGGCTAATAACCTAGTGCGGTGCTTGTTTGGAGCCGCGGCAACGGCAGCCATTGACTCAATGATCAAGGGCATGGGCAGGGGTTGGTGCTTTACATTCCTTGCGCTGATCAACCTGGCGTTGATGCCTGTTCTGAGGCAGCTAGACAAGAGAGGTCTGCAATGGAGAGCAGCAAGGGCGAAAAGAGAAGTATCAAACGCAGCGGCTTGA
- a CDS encoding AP complex subunit beta — protein sequence MFLAYIPPTTTYSSRLKSPQGKVAELRLELNSGGKKDKNYSSKKIALKKIVANMTMSNNDMVALFPDIIGCMGIQSLEIKKMCFLFLVNYARMRPEIAVKAIPVLEHDMEDHNPLVRALALRTMSYIHVREFVEATVPLVKHMLKDGDPYVRKTAAFCVAKLYDHDRHMVENSDLIDRLNSLLRDDNPTVVASALAGLMDIWERSDAIKLTIDYNNASKMVAILPDCSEWGQTYILEALMSYVPQESGEAILLAERISPRLSHSNSSVVLTCIRVILYLMNYIADQKQISALCRKLSPPLVTLLAKGPEVQYLALRNALLILQRRPEVLRNDIRVFFCKYNDPIYVKVTKLELIFMLANEDNIDEVLTELREYATEIDVHFVRKAVRAIGKLAIKIEPAARRCINLLLELVATKVTYIVQEATVVIRNIFRKYPNQYESIISTLCEHLDSLDEPEAKAAMVWVIGQYADRIENSDALLEDFLYSFAEEPVEVQLALLTATVKLFIQRPTKGQELVPKVLKWATEETDNPDLRDRAYMYWRLLSTDMNAARQIVMGDKPAITAESERLDSATLEEMCLNVGTLATVYLKPVQTVFRSARPRKLQDSPALQKQNLLVAADSQKSISMFGHAGQPTDMDPRSRTAMTSNGQGNIAQAVNDADAYFSTIGTQQMASMRIDQGDDVFGGGNGHSTGYVVSAHAPQAVLQPAQGAGSNGDLLVL from the exons ATGTTTCTCGCATACATtccgccgacgacgacgtaTAGTTCGAGGCTAAAATCTCCGCAGGGCAAAGTAGCCGAGCTACGCCTCGAGCTGAACAGTGGAGgaaagaaggacaagaactATTCGTCCAAGAAGATTGCGCTCAAGAAGATTGTCGCCAACATGACAATGAGCAACAACGATATGGTGGCTCTGTTCCCTGACATCATCGGATGCATGGGTATCCAGAGCTTGGAAATCAAGAAGAT GTGCTTCCTATTCCTGGTCAACTACGCAAGGATGAGACCCGAAATTGCCGTCAAGGCTATTCCTGTGTTGGAACAT GATATGGAAGACCACAACCCCCTAGTGCGAGCACTGGCTCTTCGCACAATGTCCTATATCCATGTGCGAGAGTTTGTCGAGGCGACTGTACCGCTGGTCAAGCATATGCTCAAGGACGGTGACCCCTATGTTCGAAAGACGGCGGCGTTTTGCGTGGCGAAGCTTTATGATCATGATCGACATATGGTGGAGAATTCAGATCTTATTGATCGCCTAAACTCTCTGCTGAGAGATGATAACCCTACGGTAGTCGCAAGTGCGTTGGCTGGTTTAATGGATATCTGGGAACGCAGTGATGCCATCAAACTCACCATTGACTACAACAATGCCTCCAAGATGGTGGCCATTCTCCCTGACTGTTCTGA ATGGGGTCAGACGTATATCCTCGAGGCCCTCATGTCATACGTGCCACAGGAATCTGGAGAGGCGATATTGCTGGCCGAGCGGATATCTCCACGACTCTCGCATTCTAATTCGTCCGTCGTCTTGACCTGCATTCGGGTGATTCTGTATCTGATGAATTATATCGCCGACCAAAAGCAGATCTCGGCTCTCTGCAGGAAACTGTCGCCCCCTCTGGTTACACTTCTTGCCAAGGGGCCCGAGGTCCAGTATCTCGCTCTTCGAAATGCCCTTCTCATTCTCCAGCGACGACCAGAAGTCTTGCGGAATGACATTCGAGTCTTTTTCTGCAAGTACAACGACCCTATCTATGTCAAGGTCACCAAGCTTGAGCTCATCTTTATGCTCGCCAACGAGGACAATATCGATGAAGTCTTGACAGAACTGCGCGAATACGCCACCGAGATTGACGTTCACTTTGTGCGCAAGGCGGTGCGTGCGATTGGAAAGCTTGCCATCAAGATTGAGCCAGCAGCGCGACGGTGTATTAAcctgctccttgagcttgtggCAACCAAGGTCACGTACATCGTGCAGGAGGCTACAGTGGTTATCCGAAACATCTTCCGCAAATACCCCAACCAGTACGAGTCTATTATCAGCACCTTGTGCGAGCACCTCGACTCCCTGGACGAGCCTGAGGCGAAAGCGGCTATGGTGTGGGTGATTGGCCAGTACGCAGATCGAATCGAGAACAGCGATGCTTTGCTGGAAGACTTTTTGTACTCGTTTGCCGAGGAGCCAGTCGAGGTCCAGCTGGCCTTGCTCACGGCGACGGTGAAGCTCTTTATCCAGCGACCAACCAAGGGACAAGAGCTGGTGCCCAAGGTCCTGAAGTGGGCGACGGAGGAGACAGACAACCCTGATCTTCGAGACAGGGCGTACATGTACTGGCGGCTATTGTCTACGGATATGAACGCTGCGAGGCAGATTGTGATGGGCGACAAGCCAGCGATCACGGCCGAGTCAGAACGACTCGACTCAGCGACATTAGAGGAGATGTGTCTCAACGTGGGCACTCTAGCGACGGTGTACCTTAAGCCGGTCCAGACCGTCTTCAGATCGGCGCGGCCCCGGAAGCTTCAGGACTCGCCGGCTCTGCAGAAGCAGAATCTCCTCGTGGCGGCGGACAGTCAGAAGAGCATCAGCATGTTTGGCCACGCCGGGCAGCCGACGGACATGGACCCCAGGAGCCGGACTGCAATGACGAGCAACGGTCAAGGGAACATTGCGCAGGCGGTCAACGATGCGGACGCATACTTCTCGACCATCGGCACGCAACAGATGGCGTCAATGCGCATCGACCAAGGGGATGATGTGTTTGGAGGAGGTAATGGCCACTCGACCGGGTACGTGGTGAGCGCGCATGCCCCTCAGGCGGTTCTCCAACCGGCCCAGGGCGCAGGCAGTAATGGTGATCTTCTAGTGCTATGA
- a CDS encoding Rad60-SLD-2 domain-containing protein yields the protein MSAPAESTMSGGKAVPEETSRLEQPNDAVALDNMNQPSQQAPLDPARDTDKAGDNAASNEPSTSTAVPTTSESPEQSNTAAPPSPKGKEKEMAPPPPTKQDSNLGIGPAVDDIKAVAGGSSDGPVCNITLLLTSGSRHPYKIDAKYLNRRNVDIPDQTESGQPDPFSISIYTLKELILREWRNDWEAKPASPSSIRLIHFGKLLDDKEQLKKYQLSTESPNVIHMSIRPQDLDEEEPKAGNKNLSSGGGDGQRSRGSGCCVVL from the exons ATGTCGGCTCCAGCGGAATCCACCATGAGCGGTGGTAAAGCCGTACCAGAAGAGACCTCACGGCTCGAGCAGCCTAATGACGCTGTCGCCCTTGACAACATGAACCAGCCATCTCAACAGGCGCCCCTCGATCCCGCACGCGACACCGATAAGGCGGGCGACAACGCTGCTTCAAACGAGCCATCGACTTCGACAGCCGTACCAACAACATCCGAGAGCCCCGAGCAGTCAAACACCGCAGCACCTCCCTCGCCAAAGggcaaggaaaaggagatgGCTCCTCCACCGCCTACAAAGCAGGACTCTAACTTGGGTATTGGACCTGCTGTCGACGACATCAAGGCTGTTGCCGGGGGCTCGTCTGATGGCCCTGTTTGCAACATCACTCTTCTCCTGACATCGGGAAGTCGACATCCTTACAAGATCGACGCCAAGTATTTGAACCGGAGGAATGTGGATATTCCAGACCAGACGGAGAGCGGACAGCCGGATCCtttcagcatcagcatctacACCCTCAAGGAGCTGATACTTCGTGAATGGCGAAATGATTGGGAAGCTAAGCCTGCTAGTCCTAGCAGCATTAGACTTATCCATTTTGGAAAACTATTAGATGATAAGGAACAGTTGAAGA AGTACCAGCTGAGCACGGAGAGCCCCAATGTGATACATATGAGCATTCGGCCACAGGAtcttgatgaggaagaacCCAAGGCTGGAAACAAGAATCTCTCGTCAGGGGGCGGCGATGGGCAGCGATCTCGAGGGTCAGGCTGCTGTGTGGTATTATAA
- a CDS encoding Aspartate aminotransferase, translating to MTPSLSTPRQTHGGRSILSSTDKTAPTSSSSFSSSISRLNHIARHLSPIMASTTNFPADIVPQAPEDALFGLARAYKADESTSKVDLGIGAYRDENAKPWVLPVVKKADEILRNDPELNHEYAPIAGIPSFTSKAAELIFGADSQALQEKRTVTLQTISGTGAVHLGALFLAKFYQGPRTIYVSNPTWANHHQIFKNVGLSVDTYPYFHKETKGLDFEGLKEALQSAAEGSVFVLHACAHNPTGVDPTQEQWTEIAAIMKEKKHFPFFDTAYQGFASGDLARDAWSIRYFTEQGFELVVAQSFAKNFGLYGERAGCFHAVTPSSDDASTTITRIGSQLAVLQRSEISNPPLYGARIVSTVLNDADLFAEWEENLRTMSGRIISMRDALRSKLEELGTPGTWNHITDQIGMFSFTGLTESQVLKLREEFHIYMTKNGRISMAGLNENNVDYFAKAVDKVVRDDVEVTEE from the exons ATGACACCGTCGCTGAGCACGCCCCGTCAGACTCACGGTGGCCGTAGCATCCTCAGCTCGACTGATAAAACGGCGCcgacctcgtcctcttctttctcgaGTTCCATCTCTAGACTCAACCATATCGCTCGTCATCTATCGCCCATCATGGCTTCCACTACCAACTTCCCTGCCGACATTGTCCCCCAGGCCCCCGAAGATGCTCTCTTCGGTCTCGCCAGGGCTTACAAGGCCGATGAGAGCACCAGCAAGGTCGATCTT GGTATCGGCGCTTACAGAGACGAGAACGCAAAGCCTTGGGTGTTGCCCGTCGTCAAGAAG GCTGATGAGATCCTCCGAAACGACCCCGAGCTCAACCATGAGTACGCCCCCATTGCGGGTATCCCCAGCTTTACctccaaggctgccgagctgATCTTCGGCGCCGACTCCCAGGCGCTCCAGGAGAAGCGCACCGTCACTCTGCAGACCATCTCGGGCACCGGTGCCGTGCATCTGGGCgctctcttcctcgccaagtTCTACCAGGGCCCCCGCACCATCTACGTCTCAAATCCCACCTGGGCGAACCACCACCAGATCTTCAAGAACGTCGGTCTCTCGGTCGACACATACCCCTACTTCCacaaggagaccaagggcCTCGACTTTGAGGGCCTGAAGGAGGCTCTGCAATCCGCTGCCGAGGGCTCCGTCTTCGTCCTCCATGCCTGCGCTCACAACCCCACTGGTGTCGACCCGACCCAGGAGCAGTGGACTGAGATTGCTGCGatcatgaaggagaagaagcactTCCCCTTCTTCGACACCGCCTACCAGGGCTTCGCTTCTGGTGACCTCGCCCGCGACGCCTGGTCCATCCGCTACTTCACAGAGCAGGGCTTTGAGCTCGTTGTCGCTCAAAGTTTCGCCAAGAACTTTGGTCTCTACGGCGAGCGTGCTGGCTGCTTCCACGCCGTCACTCCCTCAAGTGATGATgcctccaccaccatcacccgCATTGGCTCTCAGCTCGCCGTCCTCCAGCGATCCGAGATCTCCAACCCTCCCTTGTACGGTGCTCGCATTGTCAGCACTGTGCTCAACGACGCCGACCTCTTTGCCGAGTGGGAGGAGAACCTGCGCACCATGTCGGGCCGCATCATCAGCATGCGCGACGCCCTGCGGtccaagcttgaggagctcgggACCCCTGGCACCTGGAACCACATCACCGACCAGATTGGCATGTTCAGCTTCACGGGTCTGACTGAGTCACAAGTACTCAAGCTCCGGGAAGAGTTCCACATCTACATGACCAAGAACGGTCGTATCAGCATGGCTGGTCTCAACGAGAACAACGTTGATTACTTTGCCAAGGCTGTCGACAAGGTAGTGCGGGACGACGTTGAGGTGACGGAAGAGTAA
- a CDS encoding ER membrane protein complex subunit 4 gives MSAQSSNAPSWVSQLEYPPIAKAKVAGVQDPPGFSSGAAVSHSKKQNKDAKVQPRKPPTAEEMDTLKLKKAWEVALAPVKGLPMTGFMMYMSGNSLQIFSIMMVFMAFKNPLMGLVNTNQALERFQTENNSAQMLQVKFVYVACQLLALAVGVWKINGMGLLPTTRSDWLMWEVQREPLEHAVAAL, from the exons ATGTCTGCCCAGTCATCCAACGCCCCTTCCTGGGTTTCGCAGCTCGAATATCCCCCTATCGCAAAGGCCAAAGTGGCAGGTGTCCAGGACCCTCCAGGCTTCAGCTCCGGAGCCGCCGTATCCCACTCCAAG AAGCAGAACAAGGATGCCAAGGTTCAGCCACGCAAGCCCCCGACCGCCGAAGAGATGGATACcctgaagctcaagaaggcaTGGGAGGTCGCGTTGGCTCCCGTCAAGGGACTCCCGATGACGGGCTTCATGATGTACATGTCGGGCAACTCTCTCCAGATCTTCAGCATCATGATGGTCTTTATGGCTTTCAAGAACCCCTTGATGGGTCTGGTCAACACGAACCAGGCACTCGAGCGATTCCAGACAGAGAACAATTCGGCCCAGATGTTGCAGGTCAAGTTCGTGTACGTGGCATGCCAGCTTCTTGCACTGGCTGTTGGAGTTTGGAAGATCAATGGCATGGGCCTATTGCC AACAACACGATCAGACTGGTTGATGTGGGAGGTGCAGAGGGAACCTTTGGAACACGCTGTGGCAGCCTTATAA